In Brachypodium distachyon strain Bd21 chromosome 5, Brachypodium_distachyon_v3.0, whole genome shotgun sequence, the genomic window ATGAGCACCAATATTACTGACTGAAGCAATAGAACGATGTCTCAAGGCTACACAAATAAAGGTTTTATATACAATGCGCAATGTACGCGCAAAAATGACGAGGCTAGGATAGTAGGATTCTACGAAGATGAACATTGCACTAAGATTGTTAGCTTGCATCTAAAGGGGGTTTGTGCAGCATTAACGTGCTGTGCTCCACCCGCCCATTGCCTTGAAAGATTATGTGCTCCACGGACGAGAGGATTTCTCAGCTAAGGTTCCAAAACCTGAAACCTGCATCACGGTCTCGCATTAGCAAGCGAAAACGTGAATCACAACTCAAAGTAGAGTCAGACTCGAACCTGTGAGAACTACCTGAGCTTCAGTTCACAAGATGAGGGCTGTTGGTGATTCTGTCATCCACCCTCCCCTGAGTTCCAGTTAAACACACACCAGCAGGCTTACACTTGTTCACCAAAGCATTTCGAGATGGCAATGAACAAGTGGGACCTCAGTTAGTAGGGATGCTGTCAAGCGGCTATCGACAGAGCATGGGTTAAACTTATTTTTAATCTCACTCACTTCACAGGACGCACACCGATGGTTCTGACTTTGAATTTATACTGAGGCAAGTCATCTTCATCGTCATCCTCGTCATCTTCACTCGAATCATCCTCAACTTTGTCCCATTTTGAGTAATCAAGTCCCAAATGGCCCTTTGGTTTTTCTATGGTCTCCCAACCCTGGGGTTTTGCAGGGAGACTAGGAGGCACATCAACCTTTGGAGATTCAGTTGGAGGTTTCTTTTCGATAATCAGTTTAGTAGAAGGTTGATCACACTTAGTGACCAAAGCCTCgttcttattttctttttgaggcaGATCTTCTTTGTCGTCTTCACCATATAGGGACTCCTCTTCAGACTCTGGAATCGGGGCTAGTGCCTTCAAAGTTCAAAATAACACAAAGAATGAAACTTGGTAGTTATCTAAATAGATCACTGAAGAGGTAGAATTGTTCAAGCCATCCCAACTGATGTCAACTTCTAAAAGGTTACACTCTCAAAacacttaaaaaaaattttgaattatttaAAGGGATAATCTAATAGTTACATACTTAGCAGGAGAAATtaaagcaaaaagaaaatataccaATTGTGTCTTCAGTCGTGCATGAAGGTTCCGATATACTTCAGACGACGGATTTATCTCGATCAGCCTGTTCACATCAAATAGAGCCGACTGGTAATCTTTTAGAGTGACAAGAGTCTGGGCACGTAGCATAAGAGCTCCAGCATGCTCAGTATCCAACTCAAGGACAGATGTGCACTCCTCCGCAGCCTATACAATTATcataaaagaagaaaaattcaaTGTTGCTAACAGTGATgataatatataaaaaaagaacaataaaTGCTGCCAGGGGTCAACTTATTCCAGCGAAATACCCATAACCCACTGTTATTCTCATCCCTACTTAACAAACATTACATAACGTGAAATAATCCTAAATTTGTCGTGTCATTAGACCATCAATAGAGATATTTGGCCACTgaataaaatttgaaatttcataTAGTGCAATAACTTTTCTCCATAGAAATACTCATTCAGAATCAAAACCCAGTCTGTCAGATGTATCAGGCTTCATAAAAGAGCTAGATAATTCAGACTTTAGAGCCTCAGGTACAGTTTAATCCTTCACCAGTTCATGGTTTATGCTTTGTTGAGTACATCTAAACTAAAGTATCTCTTTACTTCTGCTAATTCTGGGAATGCAACACCAAGCAAGGCATTACTTATCCTGGTAGCTTCTCTAATTcagtcaaaacaaaaaactggATTTTGAAAGCCTAATAGCACTAAATGTAACATCAGCTTAGCAAGATTTACACAACACACACCTAACAAGCTTCGATTGATTAGTAGTACATCTTGGTCATAAGCTTATCTCCACACAGTCGAAACTTCACATATTAATAGGTTATTACATGACATCATCAAGGAGCGATTTACCCAACCTAAAACCCCCAAATTTGCCGAAAATGTCAAAGGATCACACTTCTACTCTAGACGATACTTAACAGGCGCCCGAGGGGCACCGCACCTAAATCCAATCAAGAGTCAAACTGCAACAAAACGCAATCGACAAGACGAGCCCGAGGAAGGAGAACCTTGTGGAAGTCGTGGAGCTTGAGGTAGCAGGCGGCGCGGTTGCTGTGCAGCGCGATGCGCTGCGCGGGGtggccccgcgccgccgccagcgccgccgtgtAGAGCTCCAGCGCCTCCCGGTGGCGGCCGCCCCTGTAGAGCTCGTGCGCCCTCTCGACCGCCTCCGAGCCCGCCATCGCCGGCCGCGGAAACTTGCACGAGCCGCGATCTGGGTTTGATTGGGGGCTTTGATTTtcgggggagaggagaggagaggacaGCTCGTGAAATTTGGGGGATGTTAACAAGGGAGGAGAATGACTTGTCGATGAGCGCAGGGGAGATTTTGAATGTGGATGGGCTGTATAGCCTGTACCGGGTTATCgggctgctgctgatgctgccCGGTAGGGACACGGGCTTCCGGCCGGGATTACCTCTCTCTTTACTCTTTCAGTGGAATGACTGAATTACCCCTGGCTTCAAACCTCGGCCCGTACTAGCTTCCTTCGTGCTAGGGAGGTTAGGTGGTTGGTCCGAGTGTTCGTTATCTCGTTTTTGGCACGttcacgttttttttttaattgaaaccataCTGCAATTGTTGTTAATTTCTTCGAAGAGGTTTTTCTTTGCAGGTATTTTCTTCCAAGAGttgattttttattattatttcatAGTACTTGCCCATTTTTAGTTTGGTTGGTGTCGTATCATATGAAAATCTCTGTCAAGAgcccgtcaaaaaaaaatctctatcAAGTGAAAATTTAAAATCTCTCGATCCGAACCACTAAATTTCAAATAAACAAATGAGATAAAATGTCAAGACTCTAATCACTTTTTTATTTATCAAAGGAAAACTCCCCCAGCTTCATTAACGAAATTATAGATAGTCCTACAATAGTTTAGGTTCTTGCACTTAAACATATTTTATGAAACCGCCCAAAGTCTCTGATCATGAGTCCCACTCCGAGACGATTCTCATAAAACACATTTAAATGATTAGATGTTCTATCTTTCATGTGTGTGTCTTATAAaccggaacggagggagtacataatgAAAGTGCCGATTAAGGCATGGatacaacttttttttgcaacttaTGTACAAATCCTTCTTTATATAACTTAGGGAGCCTCATAATTTTAATCATAAGACCCATCAAGTTAAAACTAACGACTTCATAGAGATTTTGCTTTATATATTTCTCCATTTTGCAGCCGGTTGCCTCCTCAACGCTACGCATTAACGAGAGGAGATCCCTTTCCTTTCTGCTTGTGCTAAAAGGAGACGCGAAAAAGAAGCAGCGGAAAACCTCCTGCACGTTCCTAGATTGCGCACGTACGTAATGCAGCGTATGGTACACAAACACTATTCTAAAAATCTTCCTGATCATTATTAGGGATGGAAAAAAGGGAGACGCGAAAGGGAAGAAGAAACGCAAGGACGACGCTCGCTCACAACAAAGGCGTGAAACAATGTCAACGGAACACGGCATTGGTAGGTCGGTCCAGCGAGCGAGAAGAGTAGAAGACGATCGATTGGCTGTACGTACATGTGATTGATCGATTCCGTGCGTGGGGCACGGGCAAAACGCCATCGATCAGGCCAGGAAGATGCCTTGTTAATTCGTCCGTAACGTGTCTCCCGGGGGTTGTTGGCTTACGCAGCTTGGGCACCACGTTGCCCGACCGACCGATCGATCAGACCTCCCTCGCACATTATTAGGGATTTCCATCCATCGCAAGGTGTCTGCTTGGACAATAAAGTCTGCTGCCTCACAAACCAAATTCCCTCCAAAGATATCACAGAAGGCATCTCCTTCGCCTTTGCCCTTTGCTATACAATATCATCACCTGACGTACGATCATCACCTGAGTACCTGAGGACGAAGGCTAACACCTTTCGGTCCGTGTTGCGCACGCCTGTCACCTGCCCTCGTCGATGATGGAGGTGAACAGCGGCGACGGGCTCAACGGCGTGCCATCCCCAGCAGCATGGACGCCGGACGACTGGTTGGTCTGGCTGCTCGAGCCGGCCTGGCTGCTCGAGTACGTGTAGCTGCTGCTCCCGGCCTTGACCTGCCACTCGGTGATGTAGCTGGGCTTGATGACCTCCTCCCCGCTCGTGTCGGCGTCTCCCGTCAGCATGGCGACCACCCTCGACATGGGCGGACGCCTGTGGGGCGAACCCTGCGTGCAGATGAGCGCGACGCGGATCACCCGGAGCACCTCTTCGCTGTTGAATTCCGAGAGCTTGGGGTCCACGAAGTCCAGGGGGTTGCCGTTCTCGTACAGGTCCCAGACCTGCAAAGTGTCGAGAATTTCAGAGGTTAAATCGTGCTACATTGGCCTTCCACATCTTACGCTAGCTAGTACCCTAGTACTCTCGAAATATAATGAATTCAAGGAAGAACTGTAGATAGTTTGTGAACTTATTCTAGAAGAACTGTAGCATATGAATATCTTCTCAATTTTAGTACAAATCCCATTTATAGATTTTGCCAACAATACAGCAACCAAATCACACTTGTGTTTTTTGGGTTTAACTTTCACAGTGGTCTCACCCCCTTCCTTATTGCAAGAAAAAATGATCTTACCCTTTCAAATATATaagttgtttcttcttctagcGTAGTGTGATGGTTTGATTCGCCAGCAACAGTCTCCAATGCCACGACGCCGAATGCAAACACATCCACCTTCTCAGTCATATGACCTCTCATGGCATACTCAGGTGCAAGATAACCACTTGGGAAAGGAAGCCAACCAATGGCTGTTAGAACATATTTTTCAAATACCTTGACAACATATGAGAGATGAAGATCTACTTACAATGTGCCAGCAACTTTTGTGCTCACGTGAGTCTTCTTGTTGTCATAAAGCTTGGCAAGGCCGAAATCCGAGATCTTAGGGTTGAGATCAGCATCTAGTAAGACATTACTGGCCTTTATGTCCCTGTGCACAATGCGGGCGCTAGACTCCTCGTGAAGATAAGCTATACCTCTTGCTATGCCTAAACATATCTCAAATCGTGTTTGCCAGTCTAGGTTCAAGCCTCCCTTTCCTGAAGATATGGTTGAGGCTTAAATTTCTAAATCAAAGTTGAACACAGAGTCATGCCAAATCAAATGAAATCATACCAAACAGTGCTTGATCAAGGCTTCCATTCTCTAGACATTCATAAACCAACAGTGGTGTGTTGCTCTCGAGGCAGCAACCATATAACTTTACGAGGTTACGGTGTTGAACTCGAGATATAGTTTCTATTTCTGTAGCAAATTGGATTTTTCCCTGATTTGATGATTCAGAGAGCTGCTTTACTGCCACCACTCTTCCATCATTTAACTTACCCTGCAAGAGAGTTGCACTTATCAATTATACAAGGTATTTCCAAGCTCAGGGATTAACCAAGTTTTTGCTAATGAGTACACTTGAAAAATCATATCGTCTCACTATGTTGTATACTATTTTTCTGAAACGGTTGTACACTACTATTTAGGCTATCGCGAAGCAACCTTTAAGCATTATCAAATTCAAAATGTATTACAACAAACAAACCTTGTAAACTGATCCATATCCTCCTTCACCAAGCAGGTTACTAGAGTTAAAATTTTCGGTAGCTGCTCTTAGCTCGCTATAACTGAAGACATTTGGTCTTCCAACTATAGTGTACAGCTCTGCATAACAAGGCAAAACAAGTCTTAGTGTAACTATGTGTACAGTCAAGTAAACAATGTTATACTGGAATATCAAATGGAGTACCTTCTAATTCCAATAGCAGTTTTCTCCGTTTCTGCCTCCATACAAAGACTCCGGCAAGAGCAGCCAATGCAAAAACTGCCAGACCAATTACAACTCCAACAATCACACCAGTTTTACGGCTGCTCTTGTTAGCCACAGATCTACGGACAGTAGGGGTGAAATCTGAAGAAGTTAACTTAATTTGAGTATGGAAAACTTCAAATATTACTTAACTGAGATCGAATTGGCCAGTTTAAATTGATCATATTACATCACATAGAAAGGTGGACATGTTGTGCAATGTAAGCCCTTATTGTGGGTCTTTCGATACTCATTCTAGTTCTCATTCGAAATAAAATATATTCAACTTATGTAGGCATGGATTTCTCGGTGCGCATATGTAGGCCTTATATCCAATACCTCTGACATAGAAACTATCTTCATGGGAATGGCCATAGAACCTTTCAGTTAGAAATGTAAAATATCATGAAAGATGAATGTATCTTTCACAGCAAAGTTTCGTGTTTGAGTTTTACTTAAATATAAAGTGTTAAAGGTTAAAATGCTATCCGTATGCATACTACGGTGGCATGTCTTCATGACCAGGGATGGGTAGTACTAGTATTTGTTTCAATTGACTCAACAATATAGAACAAAGAAGTTCTAGTACAGGTCCATACTTGGAGTCGCGCTCAAAGCCGATATTGCAGGCCCATAGTAGCCTTGAGTAGGAATGCAGCAAGTACCCTTGCCAGCCCAAAAGAGATGAATCTCTAGGAAGTTTTTCACCACATGAACAATGTACTGCTTCTTTACAACAACGAAAGATTTTCCTCCTGCAGCCTTTCTTATGTCAAAGTTCTGCTCCTTGCGCTCTCCCTATACAAACATAAAGCAGGAGAATGTATTGCCCAGTGTATATGAACTAAAAGCATGTGATACCAGCATAATATCAAGCTTGTAAGTCACCTGGACATAGATATCAAAAACCCTCCTCCATCTGCTTTTCCAAGCCTGCGGGTCAGGGGAGTCAAACTCTGCAAACTGAAGTGTCACTGTGTAGTTCCCATTCTCGAGTCCAATGCCATAGTATCTCAAAGAAGATGGTGACATCCTTGCCGTTTGGAACAGTCCAGAATCTAACGTGTTTTCAAATTGGCGTGAACTGTAGATTATGTAACTTCCATTGGGTGGATCCATGAATCTTCCACTGCTGCTAATACCCCACATAGGTGCACCGCCAACATAGTATGATGCAGCACCCAGATTGGCATTATCAGCCTGATACATGGAATTATCTGAGCCTGATATGGTTCTACTACCACCACAGTCTACCGCAAAAGAGGAAGCTGCACATAAATAATATTATTTACTTGGCAATCTGTAGTTATGAGTCTAATAGGCACAAAGTGCAAAGAGTTGAAGGCTTACACTGTGGAGAACCGAGAAAACAGGGGGTATTTCTCTGAAGACAATTTAACCCCCATGGCAAAACACTGTAAATGCAAATAATCACTATTTTAAATTCCAGCTACAAGCTCAGATGATTTCGAGAACACATTGAGATGGATAATTCTGCCTACATGGTTCTTGGTAGGAGCAAATTAAATGCAGCAAGTACCTGTCATTGGAGCTATCCATCACAAAGTCGTTTGCCACCAAATTCCTTAGTAAAACACAAGACGGATGTGGTGGAAAAATCAGTTCTGTTTTGTTCAGTTGACTAAGACTGGCTTTGTATGTTTAATCAGTAAAACAAACACACAAGTACAAAAGTTTCAAGATGTGCAACATACAATTGTAGGTTTTTCTGGGTAGCCCAAGAAGGAAAGCTTCCTGAGAGGTGGTTGTATGAAAAATCTCTGCAGAGAAACACGATAAAATTTAGAAAGTAGATGCAGACATATTTTTGTCAGTGAGAATAGGGGGGAATAAATTCAAAGAGCACATCATCATACAAATTGGTAAGTAGGGGATTCTTTGTGGCTGGTAGACTCCCCGAAAGGCTATTATTGCCAAGAAATCTGATTCAAACACATTTTGAAAGCAGAATATTAGCAAATATCAGAGAAATAGGATTCCACTCGAAAAGCATTATGAAAAAAAGTTAGCAAGTAATGCTTACAGAAAACTGAGCGAAGGAAGATTAAAGATTGACCGAGGCATTTGGCCAGTAATATTGTTAAAACTTAAATCCCTGCACCAATAGGAAAAGCAGtattaaacaaaaaaagtaTCACGCTTTCAGCTAAAATTACACCATAGATGAAACTGGAAAGAAGCTCCACTTAGTTGTGGTTTTTCTGATAGGGAAAATGCTTACAGTAATGTTAAATTCACAAATTTGGAGAAGTCTACCAATGAAAGCGTGCCAAATATCTTGCTATTCCTCAATACTCTGCAGGTCAGATAGTAACATTTTCAGGATCTTAAGCTCACATGGGAAGTAAAGTAGGGAGCATGTGCCATACAAATCACCCAAAGATGGCATGTTTCCGACGAATGCCAGGGAAGAGCTTCCATTTACTATGTCGCCTATTCTTCTGTTACATTTAGACAAATAAAATGCTCCTATCACTGCCATAGCTTATCTTTGCAACAAGAACACAGCTACTGCAACTGAAAGTGCTAGTAACTTACAGGCTTGTCAACTTAATAAGATTGGAAAGGCTTTTTGGAATCGGGCCTTCAAATGAGTTCCCTTGGAGCCTTCTGCAAGTAGATACATATTTG contains:
- the LOC100841494 gene encoding protein unc-45 homolog A isoform X1, with product MAGSEAVERAHELYRGGRHREALELYTAALAAARGHPAQRIALHSNRAACYLKLHDFHKAAEECTSVLELDTEHAGALMLRAQTLVTLKDYQSALFDVNRLIEINPSSEVYRNLHARLKTQLALAPIPESEEESLYGEDDKEDLPQKENKNEALVTKCDQPSTKLIIEKKPPTESPKVDVPPSLPAKPQGWETIEKPKGHLGLDYSKWDKVEDDSSEDDEDDDEDDLPQYKFKVRTIGVRPVNVSLLVCV
- the LOC100841494 gene encoding protein unc-45 homolog A isoform X2, with protein sequence MAGSEAVERAHELYRGGRHREALELYTAALAAARGHPAQRIALHSNRAACYLKLHDFHKAAEECTSVLELDTEHAGALMLRAQTLVTLKDYQSALFDVNRLIEINPSSEVYRNLHARLKTQLALAPIPESEEESLYGEDDKEDLPQKENKNEALVTKCDQPSTKLIIEKKPPTESPKVDVPPSLPAKPQGWETIEKPKGHLGLDYSKWDKVEDDSSEDDEDDDEDDLPQYKFKVRTIGVRPVK
- the LOC100836005 gene encoding probable LRR receptor-like serine/threonine-protein kinase At1g56130, yielding MDPSPTWSGSSVRHGSVLFLLLLLLSVLCCSSSWRAAAQAQPPPPQTDPTEAAAVNAILGKLGLRAPASWNVSGNPCSGAATDDTPLDDNPNFNPAIKCDCTDRNGTLCHVTRLKINSLDAAGPIPEELRNLTHLIKLDFRKNSLTGPLPAFIGELTALKYITVGTNALSGPVPKELGNLTDLVSLALGSNNFNGSLPDELGKLTKLKQLYIDSNDFSGPLPATLSQLTNLSTLWASDNNFTGQIPDYLGSLTNMTQLRLQGNSFEGPIPKSLSNLIKLTSLRIGDIVNGSSSLAFVGNMPSLGDLVLRNSKIFGTLSLVDFSKFVNLTLLDLSFNNITGQMPRSIFNLPSLSFLFLGNNSLSGSLPATKNPLLTNLDFSYNHLSGSFPSWATQKNLQLNLVANDFVMDSSNDSVLPWGLNCLQRNTPCFLGSPQSSSFAVDCGGSRTISGSDNSMYQADNANLGAASYYVGGAPMWGISSSGRFMDPPNGSYIIYSSRQFENTLDSGLFQTARMSPSSLRYYGIGLENGNYTVTLQFAEFDSPDPQAWKSRWRRVFDIYVQGERKEQNFDIRKAAGGKSFVVVKKQYIVHVVKNFLEIHLFWAGKGTCCIPTQGYYGPAISALSATPNFTPTVRRSVANKSSRKTGVIVGVVIGLAVFALAALAGVFVWRQKRRKLLLELEELYTIVGRPNVFSYSELRAATENFNSSNLLGEGGYGSVYKGKLNDGRVVAVKQLSESSNQGKIQFATEIETISRVQHRNLVKLYGCCLESNTPLLVYECLENGSLDQALFGKGGLNLDWQTRFEICLGIARGIAYLHEESSARIVHRDIKASNVLLDADLNPKISDFGLAKLYDNKKTHVSTKVAGTFGYLAPEYAMRGHMTEKVDVFAFGVVALETVAGESNHHTTLEEETTYIFERVWDLYENGNPLDFVDPKLSEFNSEEVLRVIRVALICTQGSPHRRPPMSRVVAMLTGDADTSGEEVIKPSYITEWQVKAGSSSYTYSSSQAGSSSQTNQSSGVHAAGDGTPLSPSPLFTSIIDEGR